One window from the genome of Petrotoga miotherma DSM 10691 encodes:
- a CDS encoding ABC transporter permease, producing MSLRNYIIVRILLAIPMLFVLLVVIFFVIRIIPGDPVAAMLGGRASQEVIEARRAELGLNDPILVQFFKYVGGLFKGDLGTSTMTGRPVLDEILERFPATLELTIFAFIVAVIIGIFWGSKAAQKRDKPVDIVARGFSMLMYAVPVFWFGLMMQFIFGMQLKWLPIAGRIGATVQFEKITGLFLLDSLLRWNWTAFWDALQHLLLPGITLGLVISSIFLRMVRNNTILTLTSDYVKSAKARGIPENKILYRHALRNALVPILTVMGLQLALLMAGAVLTETTFSWPGIGSYLIMKIRYRDFPAIQGTIVFFAIFVIIINIIVEIINALIDPRVRY from the coding sequence GTGTCTCTGAGAAATTATATTATTGTGAGAATCTTGTTGGCAATCCCCATGCTTTTTGTTCTCTTAGTAGTTATATTTTTCGTTATTAGGATAATTCCCGGAGATCCTGTTGCAGCAATGTTAGGTGGGAGAGCCTCTCAAGAGGTTATTGAAGCCAGGAGAGCAGAACTAGGACTTAACGATCCCATATTGGTTCAATTTTTTAAATATGTAGGGGGACTGTTCAAAGGTGACTTGGGAACTTCAACAATGACGGGAAGACCCGTACTTGATGAGATATTAGAAAGATTTCCTGCCACATTAGAATTAACGATTTTTGCATTTATTGTGGCTGTAATTATAGGGATCTTTTGGGGTTCAAAAGCCGCACAAAAAAGGGATAAACCCGTAGATATAGTTGCCAGAGGATTTTCGATGCTCATGTATGCTGTACCTGTATTTTGGTTTGGACTGATGATGCAATTCATTTTTGGAATGCAGTTAAAATGGCTACCCATTGCTGGAAGGATCGGCGCTACAGTTCAATTTGAAAAAATTACTGGTTTGTTTTTACTGGATTCCCTTTTAAGGTGGAACTGGACTGCTTTTTGGGATGCCCTACAACATTTGTTGTTGCCGGGTATTACTCTCGGCCTTGTTATCTCAAGTATTTTTTTAAGAATGGTTAGGAATAATACAATTTTAACGTTAACCTCTGATTATGTTAAATCTGCTAAAGCAAGGGGGATACCTGAAAATAAAATATTGTACAGACATGCTTTAAGGAACGCGTTAGTTCCTATTTTAACCGTAATGGGATTACAGCTGGCACTATTAATGGCTGGGGCTGTTTTAACTGAAACCACTTTTTCTTGGCCAGGGATTGGAAGTTATCTCATCATGAAAATCAGATACAGAGATTTTCCTGCTATTCAAGGAACGATAGTTTTTTTCGCCATTTTTGTAATAATAATTAATATAATAGTAGAAATTATCAACGCGTTAATAGACCCAAGGGTAAGGTACTGA
- a CDS encoding ABC transporter permease yields MEEHKFISSKIGKGFSRFFRGSNAWLTFIGLVILIFYIFLAFFSPQIAPYDPTERVGRSLTSPSSEFWFGTDNLGRDVFSRVVYGARIALTIAFVSVAIASVVGIPLGLLSGFVGGIFDRIMTIIMDAIYSFPGLILAIAIAAFLGPGIMNIAISIAVVYIPTYFRVIRNQVSSVKNELYVDGARAIGASNLSILGRYILPNVLPSVVVVLSMNLADAIMTEAGLSFLGLGIAPPTPDWGFDLSNGQRFILSGAWWALTFPGVAIMTVTLGFSMFSEGLNEMLNPTIRERR; encoded by the coding sequence TTGGAAGAACATAAATTCATTTCATCGAAGATTGGGAAGGGCTTCTCCAGATTCTTTAGAGGTTCCAACGCTTGGCTTACCTTCATAGGTTTGGTTATTTTGATTTTTTACATTTTTTTGGCCTTTTTTTCTCCTCAAATAGCTCCTTACGACCCTACAGAAAGAGTTGGAAGATCTTTAACCTCTCCTAGTAGTGAGTTTTGGTTTGGAACTGACAACCTTGGCAGGGACGTATTTAGTAGGGTTGTTTATGGAGCCAGAATTGCCTTAACAATAGCTTTTGTTTCCGTAGCAATAGCTTCAGTTGTTGGTATACCGTTAGGTTTATTATCGGGATTCGTGGGAGGAATATTCGACAGAATAATGACCATTATTATGGATGCTATATATTCCTTTCCAGGTTTAATCCTCGCCATAGCGATAGCTGCATTTTTAGGACCAGGTATTATGAATATTGCTATTTCAATAGCTGTTGTTTACATACCTACATACTTCAGGGTCATTAGAAATCAAGTATCTTCAGTAAAAAACGAACTTTATGTCGATGGAGCCAGGGCTATAGGTGCATCAAACTTATCTATTTTGGGAAGGTATATACTTCCAAATGTACTGCCATCCGTGGTGGTTGTTCTTTCAATGAACCTGGCAGATGCTATAATGACAGAAGCAGGGCTGAGCTTTTTGGGATTAGGTATAGCTCCCCCAACTCCTGATTGGGGTTTTGATTTGAGCAACGGTCAAAGATTTATTTTGAGTGGCGCTTGGTGGGCTTTGACTTTTCCAGGTGTTGCTATAATGACTGTTACACTAGGATTTTCTATGTTCAGTGAAGGTTTGAACGAGATGCTGAATCCAACAATTAGAGAAAGAAGGTAG
- a CDS encoding ABC transporter ATP-binding protein, protein MLEVKNLKVYYKSEEGIIKAVDDVSFNVKDGETLGLVGESGCGKSTLGQAIMKILPLNARLYGEIQLNGQNITKMNEKQMREIRGRDITMIFQDPMTSLNPIMKVKDLFVEIVRAHFPDISEQKAIEMGGSVLKDVGIDPSRMNQYTFQFSGGMRQRVMIALGLVLKPSFVISDEPTTSLDVIVQAQIIELMSKLRDEYQMSMLLITHDLGVVAQLADKIGVMYAGHLVEISSKENIYYNPKHPYTKALLDSIPNTDIKYKDLKYIPGSPPDLGKPPKGCRFAPRCEYAMDICHEQEPKSFLIEGSEVKCWLYENSQDLKHVNVGGTND, encoded by the coding sequence GTGCTTGAAGTAAAAAATCTGAAAGTTTATTATAAAAGTGAAGAGGGAATTATAAAAGCGGTTGACGATGTTAGTTTTAATGTAAAAGACGGAGAAACACTAGGGCTAGTGGGAGAATCAGGCTGCGGGAAATCTACCTTGGGACAAGCTATAATGAAAATATTACCTTTAAATGCGCGATTGTATGGAGAAATACAATTAAATGGTCAAAATATAACTAAAATGAACGAAAAACAAATGCGAGAAATTCGTGGTAGAGATATCACCATGATCTTTCAAGATCCTATGACTTCCCTGAACCCAATTATGAAAGTCAAAGACCTTTTTGTTGAGATTGTGAGGGCTCATTTTCCCGATATATCTGAGCAAAAAGCTATAGAAATGGGGGGTAGTGTCCTAAAGGATGTAGGAATAGACCCAAGCAGGATGAATCAGTACACATTTCAATTCAGTGGTGGTATGAGACAAAGGGTAATGATAGCCTTAGGACTTGTTTTAAAACCTTCTTTTGTTATTTCCGATGAGCCAACAACTTCGTTGGATGTCATAGTTCAAGCTCAAATAATAGAGTTGATGAGTAAATTAAGGGACGAATATCAAATGTCCATGTTGCTTATAACACATGACTTAGGTGTAGTTGCTCAACTTGCAGATAAGATTGGAGTCATGTATGCCGGTCATTTGGTGGAAATATCTTCAAAGGAAAATATTTATTACAATCCTAAGCATCCTTATACAAAAGCACTTTTAGATTCCATTCCAAATACTGATATCAAATATAAAGATTTAAAATATATTCCTGGAAGTCCTCCGGATTTGGGTAAACCTCCAAAAGGATGCCGATTTGCCCCTAGGTGTGAGTACGCAATGGACATCTGTCATGAACAAGAGCCCAAAAGTTTTTTAATCGAAGGATCGGAAGTTAAATGCTGGCTGTATGAAAATTCTCAAGATTTAAAACATGTAAATGTAGGTGGTACTAATGACTGA
- a CDS encoding ABC transporter ATP-binding protein, producing MTENTILKVEGLKKYFPLKRTVGEVLTRTPPKYVKAVDEINFEVKKGETLGLVGESGSGKTTTGRLITRLEDPTEGKILFKEKDISTLTKKELKHIRKEIQIIFQDPLAALNPHMRIGEAVMHPLQIHNIGKDRSERQKFVMEMLERVQLSPASEYYYRYPRDLSGGQRQRVVIARALILKPTFVVADEAVAMLDVSVRSQLLQLMINLKNDFDLTYLFITHDLATTKYICDRIAVMYLGKIVEVGSFEQIYTKPKHPYTQALISAVPEPDPKSKKKRIIPQGEVPNAVNIPTGCRFHPRCPYAKEICKIQEPILKNVENQQVACHLYDSEYEKSVV from the coding sequence ATGACTGAAAATACAATCTTAAAAGTTGAAGGTTTAAAAAAATATTTTCCTCTAAAAAGAACGGTGGGGGAAGTTTTGACTAGAACCCCTCCTAAATATGTAAAGGCGGTAGATGAGATTAATTTTGAAGTAAAAAAAGGCGAAACTCTTGGTTTAGTTGGTGAATCAGGAAGTGGGAAAACCACAACAGGCAGGTTAATTACAAGATTAGAAGATCCTACTGAAGGAAAAATTTTATTCAAAGAAAAAGACATCAGTACCTTAACAAAAAAGGAATTAAAACACATAAGAAAAGAGATTCAAATAATCTTTCAGGATCCACTTGCAGCCTTGAACCCTCATATGAGGATCGGTGAAGCTGTGATGCATCCTCTACAAATACACAATATTGGAAAGGACCGTTCCGAAAGGCAGAAGTTTGTTATGGAAATGTTGGAAAGGGTACAGTTATCACCTGCAAGTGAGTATTATTATAGGTATCCTCGTGATTTATCCGGTGGCCAAAGACAAAGGGTTGTAATAGCAAGGGCTTTGATCTTAAAACCTACCTTTGTTGTGGCGGATGAAGCAGTTGCGATGTTGGATGTCTCTGTTAGGTCCCAGTTGTTACAACTGATGATCAACTTAAAAAATGATTTTGATTTGACTTATCTTTTCATCACACACGATTTAGCTACAACTAAATATATTTGTGACAGAATCGCCGTAATGTACTTAGGCAAAATTGTAGAAGTTGGAAGTTTTGAGCAAATATATACAAAACCCAAACATCCGTACACCCAAGCTCTAATATCAGCTGTTCCCGAACCTGATCCTAAAAGCAAGAAAAAAAGAATAATACCTCAAGGCGAAGTCCCAAATGCCGTTAACATTCCCACAGGTTGTAGGTTTCATCCTAGATGTCCATATGCCAAAGAAATTTGTAAAATTCAAGAACCCATTTTGAAAAATGTTGAAAATCAACAAGTAGCTTGTCATCTCTATGATTCAGAATATGAAAAGAGTGTCGTTTAG
- the murJ gene encoding murein biosynthesis integral membrane protein MurJ: MSKLLKHTFLFSLATLISRLLGLLRDATFAHYFGISAEYDAYLVAIILPFFLRKIFADGALSSAFIPLFTRKQGKDSQVFLSTTIWFVLITTVSLYIPVYFFSDQIVLVLGTGLSESTMELTSYLLKITYPFIIFISLWAVATGVLNSNDIYFGPAFAPALSNLCSVVFIFLSSYFSPRILGPTIGFTVGGILQFLLVFYILRKIHFRMTLDFNFKDLKSIMNLFGPALLGVAVASLNTLVDTNIATWTGTGGVSTIQYALRIYQLPLSIFAISVANALLPKLSYSSSIKDEKEYNKNLKDSIELTLFFAIPSMFGLIFLNNEIVALIYQHGSFTFEDTLITAKTLLYYSLGLPFYSLHTIFIRTYHSKLNTRYPSLVAVVMLLVNATLDVLLAFRYGVVGIALATAISGIIGMFMTGFNIIKGLTGEDWMEIFKIFIASAVMSIFIVTSKGFFDSRLLVVLLIALSALVYFSSAYIIGSKKLKLAINIFFKRK, from the coding sequence ATGTCGAAATTGTTAAAGCATACATTTCTTTTTTCCTTGGCAACTCTTATAAGTAGATTATTAGGCCTTTTACGGGATGCTACCTTTGCTCATTATTTTGGAATTAGTGCAGAGTACGATGCATATTTAGTAGCAATTATTCTTCCTTTCTTTCTTCGGAAAATCTTCGCTGATGGAGCCCTCTCCTCAGCTTTTATTCCTTTGTTTACAAGAAAACAAGGAAAAGATTCTCAGGTTTTTCTCAGCACCACAATATGGTTTGTATTAATAACGACTGTTTCATTATATATACCTGTTTATTTTTTTTCGGACCAAATAGTTTTAGTTTTGGGAACTGGCTTGTCTGAATCAACGATGGAATTAACCTCTTATTTGTTGAAAATTACATATCCCTTCATAATTTTTATCTCTTTGTGGGCAGTAGCTACAGGTGTTTTAAATAGTAACGATATCTATTTTGGACCTGCATTCGCTCCTGCTTTATCTAACCTTTGCAGTGTCGTGTTTATTTTTTTATCTTCTTACTTTTCCCCAAGAATATTAGGACCAACTATAGGATTCACAGTAGGAGGAATTTTACAGTTTTTGTTAGTTTTTTATATCTTAAGAAAGATTCATTTCCGGATGACACTTGATTTTAATTTCAAAGATCTGAAAAGTATAATGAATTTGTTTGGTCCTGCATTATTAGGAGTAGCTGTGGCTTCCTTGAATACATTGGTTGATACCAATATCGCAACATGGACCGGTACGGGAGGTGTTTCGACCATTCAATACGCTCTAAGAATTTATCAGCTCCCTTTAAGCATATTCGCCATCAGTGTTGCAAACGCCCTTTTACCTAAATTATCGTATTCTTCAAGTATTAAAGATGAAAAAGAATACAACAAGAATTTGAAAGATAGTATAGAACTAACTTTATTCTTTGCAATTCCTTCAATGTTCGGTTTAATATTTTTAAACAATGAGATCGTGGCTTTGATATATCAACACGGTAGTTTTACTTTTGAAGATACGTTAATAACAGCAAAAACATTGTTATATTATTCTCTGGGGCTTCCATTTTATTCTTTACATACTATCTTTATCAGAACTTACCACTCTAAATTAAATACAAGGTATCCTTCTTTAGTGGCAGTGGTAATGCTTTTAGTGAACGCGACTCTCGATGTTTTGTTGGCTTTCAGATATGGTGTTGTAGGTATCGCACTTGCAACTGCTATTTCCGGTATTATCGGCATGTTCATGACAGGTTTCAATATTATTAAAGGTTTGACTGGTGAAGATTGGATGGAAATATTTAAAATTTTCATCGCAAGCGCTGTTATGTCTATATTTATCGTGACTAGTAAAGGATTTTTTGATTCTAGACTGTTAGTTGTTCTCCTGATTGCTCTTAGTGCCCTAGTTTATTTCTCATCAGCGTACATTATAGGTTCAAAAAAGTTAAAATTAGCCATAAACATTTTCTTTAAAAGAAAATAA
- the upp gene encoding uracil phosphoribosyltransferase: MDNLHVVDHPLIKHKLSIMRNKDTGPKEFRELLNEITLLLTYEAARNLPTMEVEVETPIAKTKGEMVEDKKVTIVPILRAGLGMLDGVLSLVPNASVGFLGVYRDPETLNAIEYYVKFPPLTEDHQIFILDPMLATGHSMNHAIKQVKKQGGQNITIMSLIAAPEGVNVVISENPDVIIYTAALDSKLNSKAYIVPGLGDAGDRLYRTK, from the coding sequence ATGGATAATCTTCACGTTGTTGATCATCCTTTGATAAAACATAAACTTTCTATAATGAGAAATAAAGACACAGGACCTAAAGAATTCAGGGAACTTTTGAATGAGATAACCCTTCTGCTAACCTATGAAGCAGCCAGAAACCTTCCAACGATGGAAGTTGAAGTTGAAACGCCAATTGCAAAGACAAAAGGAGAGATGGTTGAAGATAAAAAAGTTACCATAGTTCCTATATTGCGAGCAGGTTTAGGTATGTTGGATGGTGTTCTTTCATTGGTTCCAAATGCTAGTGTAGGTTTTCTGGGTGTGTATAGAGACCCAGAAACTCTCAATGCAATAGAGTATTATGTGAAGTTTCCACCTTTGACAGAAGACCATCAAATCTTTATTCTCGATCCTATGCTTGCCACAGGACATTCTATGAACCATGCTATAAAGCAAGTGAAAAAACAGGGAGGACAGAATATCACTATTATGTCCTTGATAGCAGCTCCCGAGGGGGTTAACGTAGTTATAAGTGAAAACCCAGATGTGATTATTTACACCGCTGCTTTGGATAGTAAACTCAATTCAAAAGCGTATATTGTTCCCGGCTTGGGAGATGCAGGAGATAGATTGTATAGAACAAAATAA
- a CDS encoding 1-phosphofructokinase family hexose kinase: protein MIFTITLNPCLDRYLYVDKLKTDDTTRVKKIKDYPAGKGIDVSRAIKELDGKSVAISFLGGENGRKIEEMLDREGVIYTAVRITKETRMNIILQEQSSQYRLSVQGPKIPKTDLNQLYETLKLLIRENDTVVISGSLPRGVTPNFYAEIISYLKGKNARIYFDADGENLKVGVESHPDCIKPNLYEFQRVLGKKINGIDKDLLAKYGLDLIDRYGIKEILLTLGSEGAIFISKGSCLYAPSLDLPVQSAVGSGDSFLAAYVLKREEGANEEEAFKWANASGNASVMTPGTELCRKNDVLRLLDEIKIEKIF, encoded by the coding sequence ATGATATTTACAATAACCCTTAATCCATGTTTAGATAGATACCTTTATGTAGATAAATTAAAAACAGATGATACTACCCGTGTTAAAAAGATAAAAGATTATCCTGCGGGAAAGGGAATCGACGTTTCCAGGGCAATCAAAGAATTAGACGGGAAGTCCGTGGCTATTTCTTTTCTTGGTGGTGAAAATGGAAGAAAGATTGAGGAAATGTTGGATAGAGAAGGTGTAATATATACGGCTGTTAGAATTACCAAAGAAACTAGAATGAACATCATTTTACAAGAACAAAGTTCTCAATACCGGCTGAGTGTTCAAGGTCCAAAGATTCCAAAAACTGATTTGAACCAACTGTATGAGACTCTCAAACTTTTAATCAGAGAAAATGATACCGTTGTTATTTCAGGAAGTTTGCCGCGGGGTGTAACTCCAAATTTTTATGCAGAAATAATTTCTTACCTTAAAGGAAAAAACGCTAGGATATATTTTGATGCCGACGGTGAAAATTTAAAAGTCGGCGTTGAATCACATCCTGATTGTATCAAACCTAATCTATACGAGTTTCAAAGAGTTCTTGGCAAAAAAATAAATGGAATTGACAAAGACCTACTTGCTAAATATGGTTTGGATCTAATTGATAGGTACGGAATAAAAGAAATATTGCTTACTCTAGGGTCAGAGGGCGCTATATTTATCTCAAAGGGGAGTTGCCTATATGCTCCTTCTTTAGATCTACCTGTTCAAAGTGCGGTTGGATCGGGAGACTCCTTTCTTGCAGCTTACGTTTTAAAACGTGAAGAAGGAGCAAATGAAGAAGAAGCCTTTAAATGGGCAAATGCATCAGGTAACGCCTCAGTCATGACTCCTGGAACAGAACTTTGTCGAAAAAATGACGTTTTAAGGCTTTTAGACGAAATAAAAATAGAAAAGATATTCTAA
- a CDS encoding aldo/keto reductase, translating to MQINVSNSGLYLSRIVQGMMRLREWNFSTKETEDFIMRAIDLGVTTFDHADIYGIYTCEGLFGNALKLNPSLRDKIQIVTKCGIVLPNKETKRIHYYDTSKEHILKSVDNSLRNLHTDYIDLLLIHRPDPFMNPEEIAEAFLELHKSGKVRFFGVSNFTINQFEALQSKLNLPLVTNQIEISPFNLEHFENDNIYFLKGENINPMAWSPLAGGKLFDVSNDKSVRILTTLKEVGKELGIDSMDTLVYSWLLNHPVGVIPISGSGRLERLKNAVEALNIKLTREQWFKIYEAALGHDVP from the coding sequence ATGCAAATAAACGTTTCTAACAGTGGTTTGTATTTATCAAGAATAGTACAAGGGATGATGAGACTTCGAGAATGGAATTTTTCAACAAAAGAAACAGAAGATTTTATTATGAGAGCTATAGACTTAGGAGTAACCACTTTCGATCATGCTGATATTTATGGAATTTATACTTGTGAGGGTTTATTTGGAAATGCTTTAAAATTAAATCCTTCTCTTAGAGATAAAATCCAGATTGTAACCAAGTGCGGTATAGTACTCCCCAACAAGGAGACAAAAAGAATTCATTATTACGATACAAGCAAAGAACATATATTGAAATCTGTAGATAATTCCCTTCGTAACCTTCATACAGACTATATCGATTTACTCCTTATACATCGCCCAGATCCCTTCATGAACCCAGAAGAAATTGCAGAAGCCTTTTTAGAGTTACATAAATCTGGTAAGGTTCGTTTCTTCGGAGTGTCAAACTTCACCATCAATCAATTTGAAGCTTTACAATCAAAATTAAACCTTCCTTTGGTGACTAATCAGATAGAAATTTCCCCATTCAATTTAGAACATTTTGAAAACGATAATATTTATTTTCTAAAAGGGGAAAACATCAATCCAATGGCTTGGTCGCCTTTGGCGGGAGGAAAGTTATTCGATGTCTCAAACGACAAGTCAGTAAGAATATTGACGACGTTGAAAGAAGTTGGCAAAGAACTCGGTATCGATTCTATGGATACTCTTGTATACTCTTGGCTTTTAAACCATCCTGTTGGAGTAATTCCTATTTCAGGAAGCGGTAGATTAGAAAGGCTTAAGAACGCTGTTGAAGCCCTGAACATAAAATTGACGAGAGAACAATGGTTTAAGATCTATGAAGCTGCCCTAGGTCATGATGTACCGTAA
- a CDS encoding HAD-IIA family hydrolase codes for MVFILINNIKTIEKLKQIELFVLDIDGTFYISQKLVNGALKFSNLLKRLNKKLVFLTNNSNKSKIEYLQEFHALNYPIKENEIYTAGIAAAEYIKDKFGPKRIFLVATPSMIKEYERFGHQIVADSPEMVVVTFDKSLTYDKLAKASIFVSKGAFFFITNPDLNCPTEEGPIPDTAAIASVVSKACNKEPDIVFGKPDPKILEMIMKNYQVTPEKTCIVGDRLYTDILIGINAGTLSTLVLTGEAKLEDLKYSAIKPDLVVDDLGQLADLIMGEESG; via the coding sequence GTGGTTTTTATTCTGATAAACAATATAAAAACAATCGAAAAATTAAAACAAATAGAACTCTTCGTTTTAGATATAGACGGCACTTTTTATATCAGTCAAAAATTAGTTAACGGTGCGCTAAAATTCTCCAACCTTTTGAAAAGACTAAATAAAAAGCTTGTCTTTTTAACCAACAACTCCAACAAATCCAAGATAGAATACCTACAAGAGTTTCACGCCTTAAACTATCCAATTAAAGAAAACGAGATCTACACTGCGGGCATAGCTGCTGCAGAATATATAAAAGATAAGTTTGGGCCAAAAAGAATTTTTTTGGTGGCTACTCCCTCAATGATAAAAGAATATGAAAGATTTGGACATCAAATTGTCGCAGATTCCCCTGAGATGGTTGTAGTTACCTTCGATAAAAGCTTAACCTATGATAAATTGGCAAAAGCCTCCATATTTGTATCTAAAGGAGCCTTCTTTTTTATTACCAATCCAGATTTGAACTGTCCAACCGAAGAAGGGCCAATCCCCGATACAGCCGCTATTGCAAGTGTGGTATCGAAAGCATGCAATAAAGAACCTGACATCGTCTTTGGGAAACCAGATCCCAAGATCTTAGAAATGATAATGAAAAATTATCAAGTAACCCCAGAAAAAACTTGTATAGTTGGAGACAGGTTGTATACCGATATATTAATTGGAATAAACGCTGGTACATTATCTACATTAGTATTAACCGGGGAAGCAAAATTAGAGGATCTAAAATATTCTGCAATAAAGCCAGATCTTGTAGTTGACGATTTAGGACAACTTGCGGATCTCATCATGGGTGAAGAAAGTGGCTAA
- a CDS encoding methionine synthase — protein MFFIEITGGEIFIKIYIPETYEIMPQKKIYLLRAGFNGTKFQINDKLKEEINKIYKLGLELAQPKAICDTYKIETIPTELIPKSFQGVNSITFFVSTLGYEIDNYISNANTLSSMLMDAWASEAIEAFNESIDKKLRKDFGKGTRRFSPGYSDIDVRKNWDIVSNLLKTEIVVVNKETGIITPRKSTVCMIGWYDE, from the coding sequence ATGTTTTTTATCGAAATAACAGGAGGGGAAATTTTTATTAAAATCTACATTCCAGAAACTTATGAAATAATGCCTCAGAAAAAAATATACTTACTCCGAGCAGGCTTTAATGGAACTAAATTCCAAATCAACGACAAATTAAAAGAAGAAATAAATAAAATATACAAGCTCGGTTTAGAATTAGCACAACCAAAAGCCATATGTGACACATATAAAATAGAGACAATTCCTACAGAACTTATTCCTAAATCTTTCCAAGGTGTTAACTCTATCACTTTTTTTGTATCTACCTTAGGATACGAAATAGACAACTATATATCAAACGCAAATACTCTCTCTTCCATGTTAATGGATGCTTGGGCTTCAGAAGCCATAGAGGCTTTCAACGAATCTATCGATAAAAAGCTGAGAAAAGATTTCGGTAAAGGTACCAGGAGGTTTTCTCCTGGATATTCGGATATAGATGTGAGAAAAAATTGGGATATCGTCAGTAATTTACTCAAAACAGAGATAGTAGTTGTCAACAAAGAAACTGGTATCATAACTCCAAGAAAAAGTACTGTATGTATGATAGGGTGGTATGATGAATAG